Proteins encoded within one genomic window of Candidatus Zixiibacteriota bacterium:
- a CDS encoding aminodeoxychorismate/anthranilate synthase component II, with protein sequence MILLLDNYDSFTWNLVQYLSELGAEVVVFRNDEITVEEIRKRNPQGLVLSSGPGRPENAGIVNQVVAELSGQVPVLGVGLGHQAIAQVFGGVITYAPSLMHGKTSQIFHNHTTLFTDIPSPFVATRCHSLIVDVDSLPEEFRLTAWTDDGIVMAIEHVERPIYGVQFHPESIMTPSGKQILRNYLETIG encoded by the coding sequence GTGATATTGCTTCTGGATAACTACGATTCATTTACCTGGAACCTGGTGCAATATCTGTCTGAATTAGGAGCCGAGGTCGTAGTGTTCCGTAATGATGAGATCACCGTCGAGGAGATACGTAAACGCAACCCACAGGGATTGGTTCTTTCTTCCGGGCCGGGCCGACCCGAGAATGCCGGTATCGTGAATCAGGTCGTGGCCGAGTTGTCCGGACAGGTTCCCGTGCTTGGAGTTGGTCTCGGTCACCAGGCCATCGCACAGGTATTTGGCGGCGTGATCACTTATGCCCCCAGTCTCATGCACGGCAAGACCTCACAAATATTCCATAATCACACTACTTTGTTTACCGATATCCCCTCGCCTTTCGTTGCTACCCGGTGTCACTCATTAATTGTCGATGTCGATTCACTACCTGAGGAATTCAGACTAACCGCCTGGACCGACGACGGTATCGTAATGGCGATTGAGCATGTTGAGCGACCGATCTACGGTGTTCAGTTTCATCCGGAATCGATCATGACTCCAAGTGGAAAGCAGATCCTCAGGAATTATCTGGAAACAATCGGTTGA